One region of Quercus lobata isolate SW786 chromosome 2, ValleyOak3.0 Primary Assembly, whole genome shotgun sequence genomic DNA includes:
- the LOC115976421 gene encoding nuclear transport factor 2B-like, producing MNPDEVSKAFVEHYYSTFDSNRSALSNLYQEGSMLTFEGQKIQGSPNIVAKLTSLPFQQCKHHITTVDCQPSGPAGGMLVFVSGNLQISGEQHALKFSQMFHLIPTPQGSFYVLNDIFRLNYA from the exons atgaacccaGACGAAGTGTCGAAGGCGTTTGTCGAGCACTACTACTCGACTTTCGATTCGAATCGATCTGCTCTGTCGAACCTGTACCAGGAAGGTTCGATGCTGACCTTCGAGGGGCAGAAGATCCAGGGCTCACCCAACATCGTAGCTAAGCTCACCTCCCTCCCTTTCCAGCAGTGCAAGCACCACATCACCACCGTCGATTGCCAGCCCTCTGGTCCAGCCGGTGGCATGCTTGTCTTCGTCAGTGGAAATCTTCAGATTTCCGGCGAACAACATGCCCTCAAGTTCAGTCAG ATGTTCCATCTGATTCCAACACCGCAGGGGAGCTTTTACGTATTGAATGACATATTCCGCTTGAATTATGCATAA
- the LOC115976422 gene encoding uncharacterized protein LOC115976422, translating into MNDWAAPLIAAALFALLSPGTLFQMPGKNQPLDLMGMKTSIGSIFVHTVLYGLLLILFLVILNIHLYV; encoded by the coding sequence ATGAACGATTGGGCTGCACCACTCATAGCTGCGGCACTGTTTGCACTTTTGTCACCAGGAACACTGTTTCAAATGCCCGGAAAGAATCAGCCACTCGATTTAATGGGCATGAAGACTAGTATTGGCTCCATATTTGTGCACACGGTTCTCTACGGTTTGcttcttattttgtttcttgttatTCTTAACATTCACCTCTATGTCTAG
- the LOC115976425 gene encoding peroxidase 55: MGLWRGIVLLLAFMIIWRGEGQLVENFYSSSCPNVESIVQQAVSTKFSQTFTTIPATLRLFFHDCFVEGCDGSIMISSPNSDAEKDAQDNLSLAGDGFDTVIKAKQAVEQACPGKVSCADILAIAARDVVVLAGGPSFNVELGRRDGLISQASLVAGNLPEPTFNLNQLSTIFAKNNLSQNDMIALSGAHTVGFSHCSRFSNRLYSFSSSSPVDPSLNPTYAQQLEAGCPQNVDPSIAVDLDPVTPQTFDNVYYQNLVAGKGLLASDQVLYTDPTSQPTIVDFANNPGDFNGAFIAAMRKLGRVGVKTGNDGQIRTDCTAFNS; encoded by the exons ATGGGGTTATGGAGAGGGATAGTTTTGTTACTGGCTTTTATGATCATATGGAGAGGAGAGGGGCAACTAGTTGAAAATTTCTACAGCTCGAGCTGCCCAAACGTTGAGTCCATAGTGCAACAGGCAGTATCTACAAAGTTTAGCCAGACTTTCACCACAATCCCAGCCACTCTGCGTCTATTTTTCCATGATTGCTTTGTTGAG GGATGTGACGGCTCAATCATGATATCATCGCCAAATAGTGATGCAGAAAAGGATGCCCAAGATAATCTTTCCCTAGCTGGAGATGGGTTTGACACTGTCATCAAGGCAAAGCAAGCCGTGGAACAAGCCTGCCCTGGCAAAGTCTCATGTGCCGACATTTTAGCTATTGCTGCAAGAGATGTTGTTGTCCTG GCTGGAGGCCCTTCATTCAATGTAGAACTTGGACGCCGCGATGGCCTTATTTCTCAGGCATCTCTGGTAGCTGGTAATTTGCCAGAACCAACCTTTAATCTCAACCAGCTCAGCACCATTTTTGCCAAAAACAATCTTAGCCAAAATGATATGATTGCATTGTCTGGAGCCCATACTGTAGGCTTCTCACACTGCAGTCGCTTTTCAAACCGCTTGTACTCATTTTCATCATCCTCTCCTGTCGACCCTTCTTTGAATCCTACTTATGCCCAGCAGTTGGAAGCAGGTTGTCCTCAAAATGTAGACCCCAGCATAGCTGTTGATCTTGATCCTGTAACCCCGCAAACTTTTGACAATGTGTACTACCAAAACCTGGTTGCAGGAAAGGGCTTGTTAGCTTCAGATCAGGTGCTCTACACTGACCCAACATCTCAACCTACTATAGTTGATTTTGCAAACAATCCTGGTGATTTCAATGGAGCTTTTATTGCGGCAATGAGGAAGCTCGGTAGAGTTGGTGTTAAGACTGGTAACGATGGACAGATTAGGACAGACTGCACAGCATTCAATTCATGA
- the LOC115976423 gene encoding protein NUCLEAR FUSION DEFECTIVE 4-like yields MKDPTTMVGFWRESLGSFVNNRWLVFVAAMWLQSCAGIGYLFGSISPVIKSSLSYNQRQVARLGVAKDLGDSVGFLAGSLCEVLPLWAALLVGAVQNLVGYGWVWLVVTGRVPTLPLWAMCILIFVGTNGETYFNTVALVSCVQNFPKSRGPVVGILKGFAGLGGAILTQIYAVIHSPDHASLIFMVAVGPAMVVIALMFLVRPVKGHKQVRPTDGVCFTYIYSVCILLAAYLMGVMLVEDLVDLNHTVITVFTVILFILLLIPIVIPVSLSFLIDPRPPEEEALLPEPQKQEPGGLQRESSELIFSELEDEKPKEVDLLPASERQKRIAQLQARLFQAAADGAVRVKRRRGPHRGEDFTLMQALIKADFWLMFFSLLLGSGSGLTVIDNLGQMSQSLGYDNTHIFVSMISIWNFLGRIGGGYFSELIVRDYAYPRPVAMAVAQFIMAIGHIFFAMGWPGAMYIGTLLIGLGYGAHWAIVPAAASELFGLKKFGALYNFLTMANPAGSLVFSGLIASSIYDREAEKQAHQHHSQQQNWVSIFSGMFGVDEPLKCEGAVCFFLTSVIMSGFCIIAVVLSMILVYRTKIVYAHLYGKSSSTRLT; encoded by the exons ATGAAAGATCCGACAACAATGGTGGGTTTTTGGAGAGAGAGTTTAGGTTCGTTTGTGAACAACAGATGGCTGGTGTTTGTGGCAGCAATGTGGTTGCAGTCGTGTGCAGGGATTGGGTACTTGTTTGGTAGCATATCACCTGTGATAAAGAGCTCGCTTAGCTATAACCAGAGGCAGGTTGCGAGGCTTGGTGTGGCTAAGGATTTAGGTGACAGTGTTGGGTTCTTGGCTGGGAGCTTGTGTGAGGTCTTGCCCTTGTGGGCTGCTCTTCTTGTTGGTGCTGTCCAGAATCTTGTTGGGTATGGCTGGGTTTGGCTTGTTGTCACTGGGAGAGTCCCAACTTTGCCTTTGTGGGCT ATGTGCATTCTTATATTTGTGGGAACAAATGGTGAGACATACTTCAACACAGTTGCTCTGGTTTCTTGTGTGCAAAACTTCCCAAAAAGTAGGGGTCCTGTGGTTGGAATTCTGAAAGGATTTGCTGGATTGGGTGGTGCAATTTTGACTCAGATATATGCAGTGATTCATTCCCCTGATCATGCATCTCTGATTTTCATGGTTGCAGTCGGTCCAGCAATGGTAGTTATTGCTCTAATGTTCCTTGTCAGACCTGTTAAAGGTCACAAACAAGTCCGGCCAACTGATGGCGTATGCTTCACATATATCTATAGTGTGTGCATCCTACTGGCTGCTTATTTGATGGGGGTCATGCTTGTTGAAGATCTGGTTGATTTGAACCATACAGTGATCACAGTTTTTACTGTAATTTTGTTTATCCTTCTCCTGATTCCAATTGTGATTCCCGTGTCACTGAGTTTTTTGATAGATCCAAGACCTCCAGAAGAAGAGGCACTTCTGCCTGAGCCACAGAAACAAGAACCTGGCGGACTTCAACGGGAGTCTAGTGAGCTAATATTCAGTGAGCTGGAAGATGAAAAGCCTAAGGAAGTGGACTTGCTTCCAGCATCAGAGAGGCAAAAACGAATTGCCCAATTGCAAGCAAGACTCTTCCAGGCAGCTGCAGATGGAGCAGTAAGGGTCAAGAGGAGGAGGGGTCCACATAGAGGGGAGGACTTCACCCTGATGCAAGCTTTAATTAAAGCAGACTTTTGGCTTATGTTTTTCTCACTTCTATTGGGTTCTGGATCTGGGTTGACAGTGATTGATAATCTGGGTCAGATGAGCCAGTCTCTAGGGTATGATAACACACATATATTTGTATCCATGATCAGCATTTGGAACTTTTTAGGTCGAATTGGTGGTGGTTACTTCTCTGAGCTTATTGTGAG GGACTATGCTTATCCAAGACCGGTGGCAATGGCTGTGGCGCAATTCATTATGGCAATTGGTCATATTTTCTTTGCAATGGGGTGGCCTGGGGCAATGTACATTGGTACgctgttgattggacttggttatGGGGCTCATTGGGCGATTGTGCCAGCTGCTGCCTCCGAGTTGTTtggtttgaaaaaatttgggGCTTTGTACAATTTCCTCACAATGGCAAACCCTGCAGGTTCTTTAGTCTTCTCTGGTCTAATTGCTAGCAGTATATATGACCGTGAAGCAGAGAAGCAAGCTCATCAACACCATTCCCAGCAGCAGAATTGGGTATCAATTTTCTCAGGCATGTTTGGTGTGGATGAACCACTGAAGTGTGAAGGTGCAGTATGCTTCTTTCTAACTTCAGTAATAATGTCTGGATTCTGCATTATTGCAGTTGTATTAAGCATGATTCTTGTTTATCGGACCAAGATTGTATATGCTCACCTCTATGGGAAATCAAGTTCAACTAGGCTTACATAA